GGTTTTTAACGATTTCAACATTAACAGCTAATGCACAAGACATTGCAGACAATGCGATTGGTATTCGTTTTGGTGACAATAGTGGTTTTGGTGCCGAAATATCTTACCAAAGAAAATTAAGTGGATCTAATCGATTAGAAATCGATTTAGGTATAAGAAAAGGTAATGCTTTTAAAGCAACTGGGCTTTACCAATGGGTATGGGAAATAGAAAATCAATTTAACTGGTTTGCTGGTGCTGGTGGAGGTATTGCTTCTGCTAGTGGTAATAGCGCTATTTTTGCTGCAGGTGTAGTTGGAATAGAATACAACTTCGACATTCCATTAGTACTTTCTTTAGATTATAGACCAGAGATTGGTTTTAGTGATTATTATGACGGTTTTAATTCTGATTTTGGTTTAGGGCTACGTTACCAATTCTAAATTATCAAAATAAACAACAATACAAACCTCCATTATTTGGGGGTTTTCTTTTTACTAGCTCTTGCTAAAGGGTTATAATCTAAAGCCAATTGTAACCAACCTTTAAAATCTTCATCTAAATCTATTGCTTCTTCAGTTAAAAACACAAAACCTTTCATTGGTTTACCCGTAAAATTCATTTCTTTACACCCTTTTTTCTGTAAACAGTCTTTATATATATTGGGGTCTATACGTGCCATTACTTCATCTTTAATTACCGCAACACACATTTTATCATTTACCATAAAACAAAGACCTCCAAACATTTTTTTTTCATAAAAATGAACGTCACTCTCATTAAAAAACTGTGTTATTCTATCTGATAAAAATTCATTATATGCCATTAATTCTTTTTACTCGGTGGGTAACTCACTAACACTTTTTCAATTACTTTTTTATAATGCAGCTCTCTTTCTTCAGGTGTAGTTCTTTCTTTTATCTCGCTCTCTGCAATTCCTTGCCAAATAAGTTCATTATTTTTACGCTCTACAAAATCAATTGTTAACTGCTGATTCATTTTTTTACTTCCAATAGGTATTCCGCCTGAAATACCAAAACCAACAGTACCGCCACCTCCTATTCCAAGTCCAATAGTATTTCTATTTGCAACCTCACTTTCTTTTGAAACAATATTTATATATACATCAGGAGTATCTGATAATTTCATCCCCTTTTCTTGTAATTTATACAACAATTCATTTGTAATTCTTTTTACATCCAATTCGTTCAAACCATTACCTGCATCTTCAAAAAAGTTGAATGTTTTATATTTTTCAAAATTTGTTTTACTATCGTAATCATAAATCACTTTAGTTGAAGAACAACCTACAATAAATAATAAAAAAAGATATTTTAATAGTTTCATAAAAATAATTTACAATGCTACATCAATAATCATACCTTATAAAAATGCAAAAAGCTTCGATTACTCGAAGCTTTTTTAATTAGTCAGTTTATTTTTTATTGAACTGCTTTTAAAGCATCAATATTTCCATATCCAAATTCAGCATGTTTACTTGGATAAAAATCTGCAGATTCTTTCATTTTTTGCAATACTTGTGCGCGTGACCAAGATGGATGCTTAGCCCATACTAAAGCTGCAATACCTGCAGTTGTTGCCGTAGCAACTGATGATCCTCCTACATAATTAGCTTGATTATTATAATAACTTAATGTAGGCACATTATTATCGGTCCCATTTGTTCTTTGCATTTGAATCGTAAAATCAATTTTAGATCCAGTATGACAAACATCACATTTGTTATATTGATTTTCTCTTACACCAGTAACAGCAACAGTTTCTGACATACTTGCAGGAAAAATCACCCCATACCAAGTAGTAACTGATGTTGAAGTACCACCTGCTGCTAAAATCATTTTACCTTTACTATGTGCATATTTAATTGCGTCAGAAACGTTACCTATATTAAAAGGTGAGCCTATTGACATAGAAATTACTTTTACATCATTTCTATTTGCCAAAGCAGTTAAAGCTTCAACAATTCCCCTTTTCTCATGATAATCATTAATAAACACATTTTCAACAGCTCTATAACTTACTAAATTCGCATTATAAGCAACTCCTACTGGTAGGTTATCGTTATTTCTTGGCGCCGTTGCTACTGCTGCCATTTTAGTACCATGTCCACACTTATCATTTACTCCGTCATAATCATTAGACCAAGCCCACCAAGAATCTACAAATGTCCCATACTTCTGAACAGTTCTTCCAGAAGAATACCCATCATTAAAATATTGGTTCATCCATTTTTGTTCTGGCGACAAACCAGAATCAATGATAGCAATTGTTACACCTGCTCCTGTACTATAATTCCATGCTTGTGGAATTTTGTGTGCATCAAAAGACCAAGGTACTCTTGCTCCTGGAGAAATAGTACGGTAATCATTCGTACTTAAACTTGCCGTACCGTAACCACAACCTGAACCTCCTGAAGAAGAACGTTCCTGATTATTTGATTCTAAGAATTGATAATTACCTGGTTCTATATATCGTACTCTACTATCTTTTAATAAAGACTCAATAGTTTCTTTATTCGTTACTTTAATATCTATAACATTAATTGTTTCATTAACATATAACTCACTAGTTCCTCTCGCTGAAGTTTTTTCTGAACTACGAACTAACTGAATTAACGCGTCTTTAATATTTTTAGATGCTGCATTTCTTGCAAAATTACTTTTAGAAGTACCATAACCAATTGTTAAAATATCATCTCCATGTTTTACAGCACTCAAAATTGTATGAGCTGTCTGCCCAGTCCAATTAAAATCACCTGTAGACGCTAATGAGCTCTTAATAATGGTATTAATTTCTTTTTTTGTAAGTAATTCTTTTTGTTGCTCTGGAGCTTCTAACAGTTCATTATCTGCACAAGAAAACATTGCTAAAACAACAGCTAAACTTAATAATTTTTTTTTCATTTTTGAAGGGATTAAATTTAAAATTTAACGAATATAACAAAACAAACACTAATAATCAACGAAATACATAATTAAAAAGTTAATTTAACATCAATTAAACAATAATTAATATTAATAAAAAAAGAGCCCATAGGCTCTTTTAAATAATTTATTTCTTGAAAATATACTACTATTCTATAACAACTCTTGTTGGGGTATCTTTTCCCTTAATTATACTTTCTGTTCCTTTAGCTACTGCTTTAATTGTTTCAGTAATTACAGTCATATTTAAAGTTTCAGCTTCGTCTGATACTTTATGATAATCCTTATCAACATCAATTGGTGTTGTAGAAAAAGTATGAGAAGGAACACCTAAACGAGCCAAAGAAGCATTATCAGATCTAAAAAATAAATTAAATTTTTTATATGGATCAGGAAATAATTGATACCCTGTACCAATTAAATTATTTTGAATAATTTTACCAAAATCTGAACGCTCAAAACCTGTTAACCAAGCTGTATTAGGCCCAAAACTTGGCGTTTTACCAATCATTTCTAAATTAATTCCAGCAATAAATTTACTTGCATCAATTCCTTTACCAAAATGCTTCGAACCAATTAACCCCATTTCTTCAGCAGTAAAACACACAAATAAAATGCTACGCTCATTAACACCTTTTTTTGTGAAGTATTCGGCTAAAGACAAAACACCAACAACACCAGAGGCATCATCATTTGCTCCGTTAAAAATGCGATCACCTTCCCCACCTTTCTTTGTACCTAAATGATCGTGATGTGCAGATACAACTACAAATTCGTCTTTTTTACTTTCCCCCTCTAAAACCCCAATAATATTACTCATTTTAATACCTTTATAAGTAAATTCTTGGCGATACGTTTTTAAACCAGCAAATGTTTTTAAACCAATACGTTTAAATTCTTGCTCTATATACCTCGTTGCTTTTTCCATACCTTCAGTTCCTGGCTTACGCCCAGCCATTTCATCGGATGCCAAAGTGTATAAGTGTTTTTTAACAAGAGAAGAATCTATACTAATTAAATCAGCATCAACATTTGTTGATAATACTACGGTACTAACACCTACCTTTTGATTACCTTTTTTTACTGTTTGACATGATAACATCGACGAGGCAATAAGTGCCGATACATATATTATTCTTTTCATCATATTCTATTTATACTATTGATTCTTATTTAATTTAAAAGGTTAAATATAGCCAATTAAATTTCTTAATTTTGTAGAAAATTTATAAAGATGGACTTGAAACTTATTCCGAATATAAAACACACAGATTCTAATAATTTTTTCCTTTTGGCAGGACCTTGTGCTATTGAAAGTGAAGAAATGGCTATGCGAATTGCAGAAAAAGTAATTACTATTACTGATAAGCTAGAGATTCCTTATATTTTTAAAGGAAGTTTTAAAAAAGCTAATCGTAGTAGAATTGATAGTTTTACGGGAATTGGTGATGAAAAAGCATTAAAAATTTTAAGAAAAGTTTCTGAAACTTTTAATATACCTACAGTAACTGATATTCACGAAGTTTCAGATGCATATAAAGCCGCTGAATATGTTGATGTTTTACAAATTCCTGCTTTTTTAGTTCGTCAAACCGATTTAGTTGTAGCTGCTGCTAAAACAGGTAAAGTTGTAAATTTAAAAAAGGGGCAATTTATGAGTCCTGAAGCTATGCAACATGCTGTTAAAAAGGTACACGATGCTGGTAATGAAAAAGCATGGATAACCGACAGAGGAACGATGTTTGGATACCAAGATATGATAGTTGATTTTAGAGGTATTCCAACAATGCGTCAATACGCTCCTACTGTTTTAGATGTAACACATTCGTTACAACAGCCAAATCAATCAAGCGGTGTTACAGGTGGAAGACCAGATATGATTGAAACAATTGCAAGAGCTGGAGTAGTTAACAATGTTGATGGTTTATTTATTGAAACTCACTTTGATCCTGCAAATGCAAAAAGTGATGGAGCAAATATGTTACATCTTGATTATTTAGAAAAACTACTAACCAACTTAGTTACCATTAGAAAAACTATAACAAATTTATAGGCACAATTTTTGATAAATAAAGTTGTTATAACCCCTTAAGATGAAACAACTTTATTTTCTTTTACTCTTTACTGTGTTTTCTTTATTTGCTCAAGATTTTTCTTATGTAGATAATAAAATAAAAACTTACCCTAAATTAATAACCGCAGAGAAACTAGCAAATAAAATAGCAATTGACTTTAATTCAGATGAAGAAAAAGCAAGAGCTGTATTTTCCTGGTTATCATTTAATATTAGTTATAATTTAAATGAGTTTTATAACCCTAAGCAAAAAAAAATAGGCTTTAGATATAAAAATGAAGCTGAAAAGCAAGAAAAATTAAAAGCGATAAAAGATGTTTTTGCTGTAAAAACATTCTCTAATAGCACTGCTTTATGTGAAGGTTATGCTCGAGCTTTTAGTAAAACTTGTACGCTTTTAAATATTAAAAATAAAGTTATAAAAGGTTACGTACGAAATTCTTCTTATGATATTGGTAAAATAAAAAATCGCGCCAATCATGCTTGGAATGCTGTAAAAATTAATAATAAATGGGTTTATATTGATGCTACTTGGGCTGCTGGTGCAGTTACCAACGGTCGTTGGCAGCGTAACTTTAATGATTACTATTTTAACATCCCTAAAGAAAAATATTTTTACACTCATTTTCCTGAAGACTCTTTATGGAGATTACGTGTAAAAAAAATGAGTTTAACTACTTATTTTAAACAACCTATTTACACGTCTTCTTTTCTTAAAAAGCAATACCATCTAGTAAAGCCAAATACTGGTATTATTCATAGA
This genomic stretch from Tenacibaculum sp. Bg11-29 harbors:
- the kdsA gene encoding 3-deoxy-8-phosphooctulonate synthase, which codes for MDLKLIPNIKHTDSNNFFLLAGPCAIESEEMAMRIAEKVITITDKLEIPYIFKGSFKKANRSRIDSFTGIGDEKALKILRKVSETFNIPTVTDIHEVSDAYKAAEYVDVLQIPAFLVRQTDLVVAAAKTGKVVNLKKGQFMSPEAMQHAVKKVHDAGNEKAWITDRGTMFGYQDMIVDFRGIPTMRQYAPTVLDVTHSLQQPNQSSGVTGGRPDMIETIARAGVVNNVDGLFIETHFDPANAKSDGANMLHLDYLEKLLTNLVTIRKTITNL
- a CDS encoding TfoX/Sxy family protein — translated: MAYNEFLSDRITQFFNESDVHFYEKKMFGGLCFMVNDKMCVAVIKDEVMARIDPNIYKDCLQKKGCKEMNFTGKPMKGFVFLTEEAIDLDEDFKGWLQLALDYNPLARASKKKTPK
- a CDS encoding DUF4136 domain-containing protein, with product MKLLKYLFLLFIVGCSSTKVIYDYDSKTNFEKYKTFNFFEDAGNGLNELDVKRITNELLYKLQEKGMKLSDTPDVYINIVSKESEVANRNTIGLGIGGGGTVGFGISGGIPIGSKKMNQQLTIDFVERKNNELIWQGIAESEIKERTTPEERELHYKKVIEKVLVSYPPSKKN
- a CDS encoding S8 family serine peptidase, coding for MKKKLLSLAVVLAMFSCADNELLEAPEQQKELLTKKEINTIIKSSLASTGDFNWTGQTAHTILSAVKHGDDILTIGYGTSKSNFARNAASKNIKDALIQLVRSSEKTSARGTSELYVNETINVIDIKVTNKETIESLLKDSRVRYIEPGNYQFLESNNQERSSSGGSGCGYGTASLSTNDYRTISPGARVPWSFDAHKIPQAWNYSTGAGVTIAIIDSGLSPEQKWMNQYFNDGYSSGRTVQKYGTFVDSWWAWSNDYDGVNDKCGHGTKMAAVATAPRNNDNLPVGVAYNANLVSYRAVENVFINDYHEKRGIVEALTALANRNDVKVISMSIGSPFNIGNVSDAIKYAHSKGKMILAAGGTSTSVTTWYGVIFPASMSETVAVTGVRENQYNKCDVCHTGSKIDFTIQMQRTNGTDNNVPTLSYYNNQANYVGGSSVATATTAGIAALVWAKHPSWSRAQVLQKMKESADFYPSKHAEFGYGNIDALKAVQ
- a CDS encoding transglutaminase domain-containing protein produces the protein MKQLYFLLLFTVFSLFAQDFSYVDNKIKTYPKLITAEKLANKIAIDFNSDEEKARAVFSWLSFNISYNLNEFYNPKQKKIGFRYKNEAEKQEKLKAIKDVFAVKTFSNSTALCEGYARAFSKTCTLLNIKNKVIKGYVRNSSYDIGKIKNRANHAWNAVKINNKWVYIDATWAAGAVTNGRWQRNFNDYYFNIPKEKYFYTHFPEDSLWRLRVKKMSLTTYFKQPIYTSSFLKKQYHLVKPNTGIIHRKINAPIVFTLKNVKPNQSIYCGFKGLKYAKKAKTTFKGNIVTISITPPTNSKELYLIIDKEVVLEFLLK
- a CDS encoding M28 family peptidase, which gives rise to MKRIIYVSALIASSMLSCQTVKKGNQKVGVSTVVLSTNVDADLISIDSSLVKKHLYTLASDEMAGRKPGTEGMEKATRYIEQEFKRIGLKTFAGLKTYRQEFTYKGIKMSNIIGVLEGESKKDEFVVVSAHHDHLGTKKGGEGDRIFNGANDDASGVVGVLSLAEYFTKKGVNERSILFVCFTAEEMGLIGSKHFGKGIDASKFIAGINLEMIGKTPSFGPNTAWLTGFERSDFGKIIQNNLIGTGYQLFPDPYKKFNLFFRSDNASLARLGVPSHTFSTTPIDVDKDYHKVSDEAETLNMTVITETIKAVAKGTESIIKGKDTPTRVVIE